A single genomic interval of Candidatus Binatus sp. harbors:
- a CDS encoding CDP-alcohol phosphatidyltransferase family protein, with the protein MIETALIFAPDRANNAIFGRPLLERLMMNCERAGIKKFVIEAAPEARVDLARAMGQFSGRNSVSIVESFDDILNHPDGIDGAAPCVALAGNLVLSRANLAQALDGHAANPSLVLKTFSADRDRGGEIITGPVAQVIKSGLSIDHHTVGISVPSETLSLLPFALNGRPEDRDEAELRLAQSLSAETAQKDAPLARWIDRRISWRISYRLARTAITPNMVTIANTIFGLGAAWMLSVPNYTVRLLATIFFLTSIMIDGVDGELARLKMKETKFGGKLDILTDNIVHVAIFVGLLTGCYRASQSSAYLALIPILLTGFAICAYATWRAFRYRGEEAARWLDTIDRWSGRDFAYLLVILALFNRLEYFAWGAAFGCYAFAAVLIWLTGQPAKSADNVSH; encoded by the coding sequence GCGCCCGATCGCGCCAACAATGCCATCTTCGGCCGCCCCCTCCTCGAACGGCTGATGATGAATTGCGAACGTGCCGGAATCAAAAAATTCGTGATCGAGGCCGCCCCGGAAGCCCGCGTCGATCTCGCGCGAGCGATGGGCCAGTTCAGCGGCCGCAACTCGGTTTCGATCGTCGAATCGTTCGACGACATATTGAACCATCCCGATGGAATCGACGGTGCGGCGCCGTGCGTGGCGCTGGCGGGGAACCTGGTCCTGTCCAGGGCGAATCTTGCGCAAGCGCTCGACGGGCACGCCGCCAATCCGAGCCTGGTTCTAAAGACCTTCAGCGCCGATCGCGATCGCGGCGGCGAAATTATCACGGGCCCTGTCGCCCAAGTGATCAAAAGCGGCCTCTCAATCGATCATCATACCGTGGGCATCTCGGTTCCCTCCGAGACACTTAGCCTGCTGCCCTTCGCGCTCAATGGCCGCCCCGAAGATCGCGATGAAGCTGAACTCCGCCTCGCGCAATCGCTCAGCGCCGAAACCGCACAGAAGGATGCCCCGCTCGCGCGATGGATCGATCGCAGGATCTCGTGGCGCATCAGCTACCGCCTCGCCCGCACCGCTATCACGCCGAACATGGTGACGATCGCCAACACGATCTTCGGCCTCGGCGCCGCGTGGATGCTCTCGGTGCCGAACTACACCGTCCGATTGCTGGCGACAATTTTCTTTCTGACCTCGATCATGATCGATGGCGTGGACGGCGAACTCGCGCGGCTCAAGATGAAAGAGACCAAGTTCGGCGGCAAGCTCGATATCCTCACCGACAATATCGTGCACGTCGCGATCTTCGTCGGCCTGCTCACCGGGTGCTATCGGGCGAGCCAAAGCTCGGCGTACCTGGCCCTGATTCCGATTCTGCTCACTGGCTTTGCGATCTGCGCCTACGCGACCTGGCGCGCCTTCAGATACAGGGGCGAGGAAGCTGCCCGATGGCTCGATACTATCGATCGATGGAGTGGCCGCGACTTCGCCTATCTGCTGGTCATTCTGGCGCTCTTCAATCGCCTCGAATATTTTGCGTGGGGCGCCGCATTCGGTTGCTATGCCTTCGCCGCGGTCCTGATTTGGTTGACCGGCCAGCCGGCTAAATCCGCCGACAACGTGTCTCACTAG
- a CDS encoding radical SAM protein: MNGKKPRILLVQPTTVHLDGTPHKTRWRLIMGLMIPLMAGLTPDDYDVTLCDERLEDIDFDGGWDLVGMTTTIGASLRAYQLGDEFRKRGIPVVFGGFHATLQTEEALHHCDAVVQGEADLVWAGLLQDWRDGKLKQVYKADKLHDLKNLPRPRHELLKLNRYLFKAAPVQASRGCPYRCSFCEIPVFYDGAYRTRPIEDIVEEIKQVVKITGFKRFQFIDDQITGKHKFARELFKAIEPLNIRFSCLWTINSNHDDELLELAAKAGIFHVNIGVESISQDSLLSMNKIQNHASQYKKLLKKLEKHGIYYSLNFMFGLEEDHPGIFDDTLKFLHEVKAPEAFFNTVTPRRGTPMRTQLENEGRVIIPDADLYTNNFRCMFVPKNMSPQEVEEGVWRCTKEFYSLKSMFKRLLLPPGKFTWQGLTENMLFYWGAKRQIDPVDYY, translated from the coding sequence ATGAATGGCAAAAAGCCCCGAATCCTGCTGGTGCAGCCCACCACCGTCCATCTCGACGGCACACCCCATAAGACTCGATGGCGCCTGATTATGGGATTGATGATCCCGCTGATGGCCGGCCTGACTCCCGACGATTACGACGTGACGCTGTGCGACGAGCGCCTCGAAGATATCGATTTCGACGGCGGATGGGACCTCGTGGGCATGACGACCACGATCGGCGCATCGCTCCGCGCGTACCAGCTCGGCGACGAATTCCGCAAGCGCGGCATCCCGGTCGTCTTCGGCGGATTCCACGCCACCCTGCAGACCGAAGAAGCGCTGCATCATTGCGATGCGGTCGTGCAGGGCGAGGCCGATCTCGTGTGGGCCGGACTGCTCCAGGATTGGCGCGACGGCAAACTCAAACAGGTTTACAAGGCCGACAAGCTCCACGATCTGAAGAATCTGCCGCGCCCGCGCCACGAACTGCTGAAGCTCAATCGCTACCTGTTCAAGGCGGCGCCGGTGCAGGCGAGCCGCGGATGCCCCTACCGATGCTCGTTCTGCGAAATCCCGGTCTTCTATGACGGCGCGTATCGCACGCGGCCAATCGAGGACATCGTCGAGGAAATCAAGCAGGTGGTGAAAATCACCGGCTTCAAGCGCTTCCAGTTTATCGACGATCAAATCACCGGCAAGCACAAGTTCGCGCGCGAACTGTTCAAGGCAATCGAGCCGCTCAACATCCGCTTTTCATGCCTCTGGACGATCAACTCGAATCACGACGACGAATTGCTCGAGCTCGCTGCGAAAGCAGGAATCTTCCACGTCAATATCGGCGTCGAATCGATCAGCCAGGACAGCCTGCTCTCGATGAACAAGATTCAGAACCACGCCAGCCAGTACAAGAAGCTGCTCAAAAAGCTCGAGAAACACGGCATCTACTACTCGCTCAATTTCATGTTCGGCCTCGAAGAAGATCATCCGGGGATTTTCGACGACACGCTGAAGTTTCTGCACGAGGTCAAGGCGCCCGAGGCGTTCTTCAATACCGTCACGCCGCGGCGCGGCACTCCGATGCGCACGCAGCTCGAAAATGAAGGCCGCGTGATCATCCCCGATGCAGACCTTTACACCAACAATTTCCGCTGCATGTTCGTGCCGAAAAACATGTCGCCGCAGGAAGTCGAAGAAGGCGTGTGGCGATGCACCAAGGAGTTCTACTCGCTCAAATCGATGTTCAAGCGCCTTCTGCTGCCGCCCGGAAAATTCACCTGGCAAGGCCTGACTGAGAACATGCTTTTCTACTGGGGCGCGAAGCGGCAGATCGACCCGGTCGATTACTATTAA